The proteins below are encoded in one region of Dioscorea cayenensis subsp. rotundata cultivar TDr96_F1 chromosome 18, TDr96_F1_v2_PseudoChromosome.rev07_lg8_w22 25.fasta, whole genome shotgun sequence:
- the LOC120282010 gene encoding putative respiratory burst oxidase homolog protein H isoform X1, with translation MATSNDYINSAQMDNREQCFSRELKSSPPETSMAGQQRASVQASPSFANRILRQPSKLRASMRVLSMNARAVPAVIKRLRSSAELGLKGLRFLDKNSGKDGSGWKSVERRFEQLAVDGRLPRENFGRCIGMADSKEFAGELFDALARRRMLDPDNGVTKDQLKGFWEEMSDQNFDSRLQIFFDMCDKNGDGKLTEDEVKEVIILSASANKLAKLKANAATYAALIMEELDPDHHGYIEIWQLETLLRGMVSSSTQGHESNLKNTQTLAKTMIPKRYRSPINKFVTMAADFTLEHWKRIWILSFWLMLNIGLFTWKFIEFRRKTAYEVMGYCVSVAKGSAETLKLNMALILFPVCRNTITRLRSTALSRIIPFDDNINFHKLMAIAIAIGTFSHTVAHLACDFPRLIACPYPKFMRTLGPNFNYKQPTYPSLISSIAGVTGIIMIIVMVFSYTLATHSFRRSVVKLPSPLHHLAGFNAFWYAHHLLVLIYALLVLHSCFIYLTTTWYKKTAWMYISIPLTIYISERLTRVLREKNYHVNIIKAAIYPGNVLSIQMRKPPGFRYKSGMYLFLKCPDVSPFEWHPFSITSAPGDPFLSVHIRTLGDWTTELRNLFAKACEVEVVAKKVNLVRQETTVIADAQVQPTSFPKLLIDGPYGAPAQNYKKYDILLLIGLGIGATPFISILRDLLNDIKANEELQRTHATDADLIKAKGPGRAYFYWVTREQGSFEWFKGVMNDVGESDHNVLCINLLLLVGFSSCTTARNRSTKSECSLQNVIEMHNYLTSVYEEGDARSALIAMVQSLQHAKNGLDIVSGSRIRTHFARPNWRKVYTDLANAHKSARIGVFYCGPPTLTKQLRDLSVEFSHETSTRFHFHKENF, from the exons ATGGCAACAAGCAATGACTACATTAATAGTGCACAAATGGACAACAGAGAGCAATGTTTCTCaagagagttgaagagttcGCCGCCGGAGACGTCAATGGCCGGGCAGCAGCGGGCAAGTGTTCAGGCGTCTCCGAGCTTTGCAAACAGGATTTTGAGACAACCTTCGAAGTTGAGAGCTTCAATGAGAGTTTTGTCAATGAATGCCCGGGCGGTGCCGGCGGTGATCAAGAGATTGAGATCAAGTGCTGAGCTTGGATTGAAAGGGTTGAGGTTCTTGGATAAGAATAGTGGGAAGGATGGGAGTGGATGGAAGTCTGTTGAGAGGAGGTTTGAGCAGCTTGCTGTTGATGGAAGGCTTCCAAGAGAGAATTTTGGACGTTGCATTG GCATGGCTGATAGTAAGGAGTTCGCCGGTGAACTATTTGATGCGTTGGCGAGGCGGAGAATGCTGGACCCGGACAATGGAGTGACGAAAGACCAGCTTAAGGGGTTCTGGGAAGAAATGTCAGACCAAAACTTCGATTCGAGGCTTCAGATATTCTTTGACAT GTGCGACAAGAATGGCGATGGAAAGCTCACTGAAGATGAAGTGAAAGAG GTGATCATCTTGAGTGCATCAGCTAACAAACTGGCAAAGTTAAAGGCGAATGCCGCAACCTATGCTGCGCTTATCATGGAAGAACTTGATCCTGACCATCATGGCTACATTGAG ATTTGGCAACTTGAAACCTTACTCCGAGGGATGGTCAGCAGCAGCACACAAGGACATGAGAGTAACTTGAAAAATACACAAACCCTTGCAAAGACAATGATCCCTAAACGATACAGAAGCCCGATCAATAAGTTTGTAACCATGGCTGCAGATTTCACTCTCGAGCACTGGAAAAGAATATGGATTCTTTCATTTTGGTTAATGCTGAATATAGGCTTGTTTACATGGAAGTTTATTGAGTTCAGGAGAAAAACAGCATATGAAGTGATGGGTTATTGTGTCTCTGTAGCCAAGGGCAGTGCCGAGACCTTGAAATTGAACATGGCACTGATACTATTCCCAGTTTGCAGGAACACCATTACAAGGCTTAGATCAACAGCTTTGAGTAGAATCATTCCGTTTGATGACAATATCAACTTCCACAAG CTCATGGCAATAGCAATTGCAATAGGGACTTTCTCACACACCGTTGCCCATCTGGCCTGTGATTTTCCAAGACTGATTGCATGCCCATATCCAAAATTTATGAGAACACTTGGCCCCAATTTCAATTACAAGCAACCGACTTACCCAAGCCTGATATCCAGTATAGCTGGGGTTACTGGcattatcatgatcattgtaaTGGTATTCTCTTATACATTAGCTACCCATTCTTTTAGGAGGAGTGTTGTAAAGTTGCCATCCCCCCTTCACCACTTGGCTGGTTTCAACGCATTCTGGTATGCACACCACCTGCTGGTGCTAATTTATGCCCTCCTTGTTTTGCACTCCTGTTTTATTTATCTCACCACGACATGGTACAAGAAGACG GCATGGATGTACATATCAATCCCACTAACAATATACATTAGTGAGAGATTAACCCGAGTACTTCGTGAGAAAAACTATCATGTGAATATTATCAAG GCAGCAATATATCCAGGAAATGTTCTTTCAATACAGATGAGAAAGCCGCCGGGATTCAGATACAAGAGTGGAATGTACTTGTTTCTCAAGTGTCCAGATGTCTCACCTTTTGAATG GCATCCCTTCTCCATCACTTCTGCCCCAGGAGATCCCTTCTTGAGTGTCCACATTCGAACCTTGGGAGATTGGACAACAGAGCTCAGAAATTTATTTGCAAAG GCTTGTGAGGTTGAAGTTGTTGCGAAAAAGGTTAACCTAGTTAGGCAAGAAACAACAGTAATAGCGGATGCACAAGTTCAACCAACTAG CTTCCCAAAACTCCTGATTGATGGGCCTTATGGTGCACCAGCTCAAAATTACAAGAAATATGACATTCTCTTGCTTATCGGACTTGGCATTGGTGCAACTCCATTTATCAGTATACTGCGAGATCTCCTGAATGACATAAAAGCAAATGAA GAACTGCAAAGAACGCATGCAACAGATGCAGACCTCATCAAAGCCAAAGGTCCAGGAAGGGCTTACTTCTACTGGGTTACTAGAGAACAAGGCTCCTTTGAATGGTTCAAAGGTGTCATGAATGATGTTGGGGAGAGTGATCATAATGTACTTTGCATAAACTTGCTACTTTTAGTAGGCTTCAGTTCTTGCACTACAGCACGTAACAGATCAACTAAAAGTGAATGTTCATTGCAGAATGTCATAGAGATGCACAACTACCTGACCAGTGTGTATGAAGAGGGTGATGCAAGATCAGCTCTTATTGCAATGGTCCAGTCACTACAGCATGCCAAAAATGGACTAGATATTGTCTCAGGAAGTCGG ATTCGGACACATTTCGCTAGGCCAAACTGGAGGAAAGTATATACTGACCTGGCAAATGCTCACAAATCCGCCCGGATAG GTGTCTTCTACTGCGGACCTCCAACTCTTACAAAACAATTAAGAGACCTTTCAGTGGAATTCAGCCATGAGACCAGTACTCGGTTCCACTTTCACAAGGAGAACTTCTAA
- the LOC120282010 gene encoding putative respiratory burst oxidase homolog protein H isoform X4 has product MADSKEFAGELFDALARRRMLDPDNGVTKDQLKGFWEEMSDQNFDSRLQIFFDMCDKNGDGKLTEDEVKEVIILSASANKLAKLKANAATYAALIMEELDPDHHGYIEIWQLETLLRGMVSSSTQGHESNLKNTQTLAKTMIPKRYRSPINKFVTMAADFTLEHWKRIWILSFWLMLNIGLFTWKFIEFRRKTAYEVMGYCVSVAKGSAETLKLNMALILFPVCRNTITRLRSTALSRIIPFDDNINFHKLMAIAIAIGTFSHTVAHLACDFPRLIACPYPKFMRTLGPNFNYKQPTYPSLISSIAGVTGIIMIIVMVFSYTLATHSFRRSVVKLPSPLHHLAGFNAFWYAHHLLVLIYALLVLHSCFIYLTTTWYKKTAWMYISIPLTIYISERLTRVLREKNYHVNIIKAAIYPGNVLSIQMRKPPGFRYKSGMYLFLKCPDVSPFEWHPFSITSAPGDPFLSVHIRTLGDWTTELRNLFAKACEVEVVAKKVNLVRQETTVIADAQVQPTSFPKLLIDGPYGAPAQNYKKYDILLLIGLGIGATPFISILRDLLNDIKANEELQRTHATDADLIKAKGPGRAYFYWVTREQGSFEWFKGVMNDVGESDHNVLCINLLLLVGFSSCTTARNRSTKSECSLQNVIEMHNYLTSVYEEGDARSALIAMVQSLQHAKNGLDIVSGSRIRTHFARPNWRKVYTDLANAHKSARIGVFYCGPPTLTKQLRDLSVEFSHETSTRFHFHKENF; this is encoded by the exons ATGGCTGATAGTAAGGAGTTCGCCGGTGAACTATTTGATGCGTTGGCGAGGCGGAGAATGCTGGACCCGGACAATGGAGTGACGAAAGACCAGCTTAAGGGGTTCTGGGAAGAAATGTCAGACCAAAACTTCGATTCGAGGCTTCAGATATTCTTTGACAT GTGCGACAAGAATGGCGATGGAAAGCTCACTGAAGATGAAGTGAAAGAG GTGATCATCTTGAGTGCATCAGCTAACAAACTGGCAAAGTTAAAGGCGAATGCCGCAACCTATGCTGCGCTTATCATGGAAGAACTTGATCCTGACCATCATGGCTACATTGAG ATTTGGCAACTTGAAACCTTACTCCGAGGGATGGTCAGCAGCAGCACACAAGGACATGAGAGTAACTTGAAAAATACACAAACCCTTGCAAAGACAATGATCCCTAAACGATACAGAAGCCCGATCAATAAGTTTGTAACCATGGCTGCAGATTTCACTCTCGAGCACTGGAAAAGAATATGGATTCTTTCATTTTGGTTAATGCTGAATATAGGCTTGTTTACATGGAAGTTTATTGAGTTCAGGAGAAAAACAGCATATGAAGTGATGGGTTATTGTGTCTCTGTAGCCAAGGGCAGTGCCGAGACCTTGAAATTGAACATGGCACTGATACTATTCCCAGTTTGCAGGAACACCATTACAAGGCTTAGATCAACAGCTTTGAGTAGAATCATTCCGTTTGATGACAATATCAACTTCCACAAG CTCATGGCAATAGCAATTGCAATAGGGACTTTCTCACACACCGTTGCCCATCTGGCCTGTGATTTTCCAAGACTGATTGCATGCCCATATCCAAAATTTATGAGAACACTTGGCCCCAATTTCAATTACAAGCAACCGACTTACCCAAGCCTGATATCCAGTATAGCTGGGGTTACTGGcattatcatgatcattgtaaTGGTATTCTCTTATACATTAGCTACCCATTCTTTTAGGAGGAGTGTTGTAAAGTTGCCATCCCCCCTTCACCACTTGGCTGGTTTCAACGCATTCTGGTATGCACACCACCTGCTGGTGCTAATTTATGCCCTCCTTGTTTTGCACTCCTGTTTTATTTATCTCACCACGACATGGTACAAGAAGACG GCATGGATGTACATATCAATCCCACTAACAATATACATTAGTGAGAGATTAACCCGAGTACTTCGTGAGAAAAACTATCATGTGAATATTATCAAG GCAGCAATATATCCAGGAAATGTTCTTTCAATACAGATGAGAAAGCCGCCGGGATTCAGATACAAGAGTGGAATGTACTTGTTTCTCAAGTGTCCAGATGTCTCACCTTTTGAATG GCATCCCTTCTCCATCACTTCTGCCCCAGGAGATCCCTTCTTGAGTGTCCACATTCGAACCTTGGGAGATTGGACAACAGAGCTCAGAAATTTATTTGCAAAG GCTTGTGAGGTTGAAGTTGTTGCGAAAAAGGTTAACCTAGTTAGGCAAGAAACAACAGTAATAGCGGATGCACAAGTTCAACCAACTAG CTTCCCAAAACTCCTGATTGATGGGCCTTATGGTGCACCAGCTCAAAATTACAAGAAATATGACATTCTCTTGCTTATCGGACTTGGCATTGGTGCAACTCCATTTATCAGTATACTGCGAGATCTCCTGAATGACATAAAAGCAAATGAA GAACTGCAAAGAACGCATGCAACAGATGCAGACCTCATCAAAGCCAAAGGTCCAGGAAGGGCTTACTTCTACTGGGTTACTAGAGAACAAGGCTCCTTTGAATGGTTCAAAGGTGTCATGAATGATGTTGGGGAGAGTGATCATAATGTACTTTGCATAAACTTGCTACTTTTAGTAGGCTTCAGTTCTTGCACTACAGCACGTAACAGATCAACTAAAAGTGAATGTTCATTGCAGAATGTCATAGAGATGCACAACTACCTGACCAGTGTGTATGAAGAGGGTGATGCAAGATCAGCTCTTATTGCAATGGTCCAGTCACTACAGCATGCCAAAAATGGACTAGATATTGTCTCAGGAAGTCGG ATTCGGACACATTTCGCTAGGCCAAACTGGAGGAAAGTATATACTGACCTGGCAAATGCTCACAAATCCGCCCGGATAG GTGTCTTCTACTGCGGACCTCCAACTCTTACAAAACAATTAAGAGACCTTTCAGTGGAATTCAGCCATGAGACCAGTACTCGGTTCCACTTTCACAAGGAGAACTTCTAA
- the LOC120282010 gene encoding putative respiratory burst oxidase homolog protein H isoform X3: MATSNDYINSAQMDNREQCFSRELKSSPPETSMAGQQRASVQASPSFANRILRQPSKLRASMRVLSMNARAVPAVIKRLRSSAELGLKGLRFLDKNSGKDGSGWKSVERRFEQLAVDGRLPRENFGRCIGMADSKEFAGELFDALARRRMLDPDNGVTKDQLKGFWEEMSDQNFDSRLQIFFDMCDKNGDGKLTEDEVKEVIILSASANKLAKLKANAATYAALIMEELDPDHHGYIEIWQLETLLRGMVSSSTQGHESNLKNTQTLAKTMIPKRYRSPINKFVTMAADFTLEHWKRIWILSFWLMLNIGLFTWKFIEFRRKTAYEVMGYCVSVAKGSAETLKLNMALILFPVCRNTITRLRSTALSRIIPFDDNINFHKAWMYISIPLTIYISERLTRVLREKNYHVNIIKAAIYPGNVLSIQMRKPPGFRYKSGMYLFLKCPDVSPFEWHPFSITSAPGDPFLSVHIRTLGDWTTELRNLFAKACEVEVVAKKVNLVRQETTVIADAQVQPTSFPKLLIDGPYGAPAQNYKKYDILLLIGLGIGATPFISILRDLLNDIKANEELQRTHATDADLIKAKGPGRAYFYWVTREQGSFEWFKGVMNDVGESDHNVLCINLLLLVGFSSCTTARNRSTKSECSLQNVIEMHNYLTSVYEEGDARSALIAMVQSLQHAKNGLDIVSGSRIRTHFARPNWRKVYTDLANAHKSARIGVFYCGPPTLTKQLRDLSVEFSHETSTRFHFHKENF, encoded by the exons ATGGCAACAAGCAATGACTACATTAATAGTGCACAAATGGACAACAGAGAGCAATGTTTCTCaagagagttgaagagttcGCCGCCGGAGACGTCAATGGCCGGGCAGCAGCGGGCAAGTGTTCAGGCGTCTCCGAGCTTTGCAAACAGGATTTTGAGACAACCTTCGAAGTTGAGAGCTTCAATGAGAGTTTTGTCAATGAATGCCCGGGCGGTGCCGGCGGTGATCAAGAGATTGAGATCAAGTGCTGAGCTTGGATTGAAAGGGTTGAGGTTCTTGGATAAGAATAGTGGGAAGGATGGGAGTGGATGGAAGTCTGTTGAGAGGAGGTTTGAGCAGCTTGCTGTTGATGGAAGGCTTCCAAGAGAGAATTTTGGACGTTGCATTG GCATGGCTGATAGTAAGGAGTTCGCCGGTGAACTATTTGATGCGTTGGCGAGGCGGAGAATGCTGGACCCGGACAATGGAGTGACGAAAGACCAGCTTAAGGGGTTCTGGGAAGAAATGTCAGACCAAAACTTCGATTCGAGGCTTCAGATATTCTTTGACAT GTGCGACAAGAATGGCGATGGAAAGCTCACTGAAGATGAAGTGAAAGAG GTGATCATCTTGAGTGCATCAGCTAACAAACTGGCAAAGTTAAAGGCGAATGCCGCAACCTATGCTGCGCTTATCATGGAAGAACTTGATCCTGACCATCATGGCTACATTGAG ATTTGGCAACTTGAAACCTTACTCCGAGGGATGGTCAGCAGCAGCACACAAGGACATGAGAGTAACTTGAAAAATACACAAACCCTTGCAAAGACAATGATCCCTAAACGATACAGAAGCCCGATCAATAAGTTTGTAACCATGGCTGCAGATTTCACTCTCGAGCACTGGAAAAGAATATGGATTCTTTCATTTTGGTTAATGCTGAATATAGGCTTGTTTACATGGAAGTTTATTGAGTTCAGGAGAAAAACAGCATATGAAGTGATGGGTTATTGTGTCTCTGTAGCCAAGGGCAGTGCCGAGACCTTGAAATTGAACATGGCACTGATACTATTCCCAGTTTGCAGGAACACCATTACAAGGCTTAGATCAACAGCTTTGAGTAGAATCATTCCGTTTGATGACAATATCAACTTCCACAAG GCATGGATGTACATATCAATCCCACTAACAATATACATTAGTGAGAGATTAACCCGAGTACTTCGTGAGAAAAACTATCATGTGAATATTATCAAG GCAGCAATATATCCAGGAAATGTTCTTTCAATACAGATGAGAAAGCCGCCGGGATTCAGATACAAGAGTGGAATGTACTTGTTTCTCAAGTGTCCAGATGTCTCACCTTTTGAATG GCATCCCTTCTCCATCACTTCTGCCCCAGGAGATCCCTTCTTGAGTGTCCACATTCGAACCTTGGGAGATTGGACAACAGAGCTCAGAAATTTATTTGCAAAG GCTTGTGAGGTTGAAGTTGTTGCGAAAAAGGTTAACCTAGTTAGGCAAGAAACAACAGTAATAGCGGATGCACAAGTTCAACCAACTAG CTTCCCAAAACTCCTGATTGATGGGCCTTATGGTGCACCAGCTCAAAATTACAAGAAATATGACATTCTCTTGCTTATCGGACTTGGCATTGGTGCAACTCCATTTATCAGTATACTGCGAGATCTCCTGAATGACATAAAAGCAAATGAA GAACTGCAAAGAACGCATGCAACAGATGCAGACCTCATCAAAGCCAAAGGTCCAGGAAGGGCTTACTTCTACTGGGTTACTAGAGAACAAGGCTCCTTTGAATGGTTCAAAGGTGTCATGAATGATGTTGGGGAGAGTGATCATAATGTACTTTGCATAAACTTGCTACTTTTAGTAGGCTTCAGTTCTTGCACTACAGCACGTAACAGATCAACTAAAAGTGAATGTTCATTGCAGAATGTCATAGAGATGCACAACTACCTGACCAGTGTGTATGAAGAGGGTGATGCAAGATCAGCTCTTATTGCAATGGTCCAGTCACTACAGCATGCCAAAAATGGACTAGATATTGTCTCAGGAAGTCGG ATTCGGACACATTTCGCTAGGCCAAACTGGAGGAAAGTATATACTGACCTGGCAAATGCTCACAAATCCGCCCGGATAG GTGTCTTCTACTGCGGACCTCCAACTCTTACAAAACAATTAAGAGACCTTTCAGTGGAATTCAGCCATGAGACCAGTACTCGGTTCCACTTTCACAAGGAGAACTTCTAA
- the LOC120282010 gene encoding putative respiratory burst oxidase homolog protein H isoform X2, protein MATSNDYINSAQMDNREQCFSRELKSSPPETSMAGQQRASVQASPSFANRILRQPSKLRASMRVLSMNARAVPAVIKRLRSSAELGLKGLRFLDKNSGKDGSGWKSVERRFEQLAVDGRLPRENFGRCIGMADSKEFAGELFDALARRRMLDPDNGVTKDQLKGFWEEMSDQNFDSRLQIFFDMCDKNGDGKLTEDEVKEVIILSASANKLAKLKANAATYAALIMEELDPDHHGYIEIWQLETLLRGMVSSSTQGHESNLKNTQTLAKTMIPKRYRSPINKFVTMAADFTLEHWKRIWILSFWLMLNIGLFTWKFIEFRRKTAYEVMGYCVSVAKGSAETLKLNMALILFPVCRNTITRLRSTALSRIIPFDDNINFHKLMAIAIAIGTFSHTVAHLACDFPRLIACPYPKFMRTLGPNFNYKQPTYPSLISSIAGVTGIIMIIVMVFSYTLATHSFRRSVVKLPSPLHHLAGFNAFWYAHHLLVLIYALLVLHSCFIYLTTTWYKKTAWMYISIPLTIYISERLTRVLREKNYHVNIIKAAIYPGNVLSIQMRKPPGFRYKSGMYLFLKCPDVSPFEWHPFSITSAPGDPFLSVHIRTLGDWTTELRNLFAKACEVEVVAKKVNLVRQETTVIADAQVQPTSFPKLLIDGPYGAPAQNYKKYDILLLIGLGIGATPFISILRDLLNDIKANEELQRTHATDADLIKAKGPGRAYFYWVTREQGSFEWFKGVMNDVGESDHNNVIEMHNYLTSVYEEGDARSALIAMVQSLQHAKNGLDIVSGSRIRTHFARPNWRKVYTDLANAHKSARIGVFYCGPPTLTKQLRDLSVEFSHETSTRFHFHKENF, encoded by the exons ATGGCAACAAGCAATGACTACATTAATAGTGCACAAATGGACAACAGAGAGCAATGTTTCTCaagagagttgaagagttcGCCGCCGGAGACGTCAATGGCCGGGCAGCAGCGGGCAAGTGTTCAGGCGTCTCCGAGCTTTGCAAACAGGATTTTGAGACAACCTTCGAAGTTGAGAGCTTCAATGAGAGTTTTGTCAATGAATGCCCGGGCGGTGCCGGCGGTGATCAAGAGATTGAGATCAAGTGCTGAGCTTGGATTGAAAGGGTTGAGGTTCTTGGATAAGAATAGTGGGAAGGATGGGAGTGGATGGAAGTCTGTTGAGAGGAGGTTTGAGCAGCTTGCTGTTGATGGAAGGCTTCCAAGAGAGAATTTTGGACGTTGCATTG GCATGGCTGATAGTAAGGAGTTCGCCGGTGAACTATTTGATGCGTTGGCGAGGCGGAGAATGCTGGACCCGGACAATGGAGTGACGAAAGACCAGCTTAAGGGGTTCTGGGAAGAAATGTCAGACCAAAACTTCGATTCGAGGCTTCAGATATTCTTTGACAT GTGCGACAAGAATGGCGATGGAAAGCTCACTGAAGATGAAGTGAAAGAG GTGATCATCTTGAGTGCATCAGCTAACAAACTGGCAAAGTTAAAGGCGAATGCCGCAACCTATGCTGCGCTTATCATGGAAGAACTTGATCCTGACCATCATGGCTACATTGAG ATTTGGCAACTTGAAACCTTACTCCGAGGGATGGTCAGCAGCAGCACACAAGGACATGAGAGTAACTTGAAAAATACACAAACCCTTGCAAAGACAATGATCCCTAAACGATACAGAAGCCCGATCAATAAGTTTGTAACCATGGCTGCAGATTTCACTCTCGAGCACTGGAAAAGAATATGGATTCTTTCATTTTGGTTAATGCTGAATATAGGCTTGTTTACATGGAAGTTTATTGAGTTCAGGAGAAAAACAGCATATGAAGTGATGGGTTATTGTGTCTCTGTAGCCAAGGGCAGTGCCGAGACCTTGAAATTGAACATGGCACTGATACTATTCCCAGTTTGCAGGAACACCATTACAAGGCTTAGATCAACAGCTTTGAGTAGAATCATTCCGTTTGATGACAATATCAACTTCCACAAG CTCATGGCAATAGCAATTGCAATAGGGACTTTCTCACACACCGTTGCCCATCTGGCCTGTGATTTTCCAAGACTGATTGCATGCCCATATCCAAAATTTATGAGAACACTTGGCCCCAATTTCAATTACAAGCAACCGACTTACCCAAGCCTGATATCCAGTATAGCTGGGGTTACTGGcattatcatgatcattgtaaTGGTATTCTCTTATACATTAGCTACCCATTCTTTTAGGAGGAGTGTTGTAAAGTTGCCATCCCCCCTTCACCACTTGGCTGGTTTCAACGCATTCTGGTATGCACACCACCTGCTGGTGCTAATTTATGCCCTCCTTGTTTTGCACTCCTGTTTTATTTATCTCACCACGACATGGTACAAGAAGACG GCATGGATGTACATATCAATCCCACTAACAATATACATTAGTGAGAGATTAACCCGAGTACTTCGTGAGAAAAACTATCATGTGAATATTATCAAG GCAGCAATATATCCAGGAAATGTTCTTTCAATACAGATGAGAAAGCCGCCGGGATTCAGATACAAGAGTGGAATGTACTTGTTTCTCAAGTGTCCAGATGTCTCACCTTTTGAATG GCATCCCTTCTCCATCACTTCTGCCCCAGGAGATCCCTTCTTGAGTGTCCACATTCGAACCTTGGGAGATTGGACAACAGAGCTCAGAAATTTATTTGCAAAG GCTTGTGAGGTTGAAGTTGTTGCGAAAAAGGTTAACCTAGTTAGGCAAGAAACAACAGTAATAGCGGATGCACAAGTTCAACCAACTAG CTTCCCAAAACTCCTGATTGATGGGCCTTATGGTGCACCAGCTCAAAATTACAAGAAATATGACATTCTCTTGCTTATCGGACTTGGCATTGGTGCAACTCCATTTATCAGTATACTGCGAGATCTCCTGAATGACATAAAAGCAAATGAA GAACTGCAAAGAACGCATGCAACAGATGCAGACCTCATCAAAGCCAAAGGTCCAGGAAGGGCTTACTTCTACTGGGTTACTAGAGAACAAGGCTCCTTTGAATGGTTCAAAGGTGTCATGAATGATGTTGGGGAGAGTGATCATAAT AATGTCATAGAGATGCACAACTACCTGACCAGTGTGTATGAAGAGGGTGATGCAAGATCAGCTCTTATTGCAATGGTCCAGTCACTACAGCATGCCAAAAATGGACTAGATATTGTCTCAGGAAGTCGG ATTCGGACACATTTCGCTAGGCCAAACTGGAGGAAAGTATATACTGACCTGGCAAATGCTCACAAATCCGCCCGGATAG GTGTCTTCTACTGCGGACCTCCAACTCTTACAAAACAATTAAGAGACCTTTCAGTGGAATTCAGCCATGAGACCAGTACTCGGTTCCACTTTCACAAGGAGAACTTCTAA
- the LOC120282012 gene encoding uncharacterized protein LOC120282012, with amino-acid sequence MEKFSNGGASSSTPSSVFKVAGEPAIVINGVPNISSVGSGKRQFDAQRNIESKLDPLFGDWMKGREILKLFGNQYYFGKVAMYDAEFHWYRVVYEDGDFEDLEWQELEEVLVPLDISVPLTTLALQRSRSDASLPWLGKTSKSKRSGKSLGFQETLHVHQEPHPSEFEGKEIVAVNLMEENTQETVIESKQKI; translated from the coding sequence atggaaaaattttccaatgGAGGAGCATCGTCGTCGACGCCTTCCAGTGTCTTTAAGGTGGCTGGTGAGCCTGCTATTGTGATTAATGGTGTGCCAAACATTTCTTCTGTTGGCTCTGGAAAGCGTCAGTTTGATGCTCAAAGGaatattgaatcaaaacttgaTCCGTTGTTTGGTGACTGGATGAAAGGAAGGGAAATATTGAAGTTGTTTGGAAATCAGTATTATTTTGGGAAGGTGGCAATGTATGATGCTGAATTCCACTGGTACAGAGTGGTATATGAAGATGGTGACTTTGAAGACCTTGAGTGGCAAGAATTAGAGGAAGTTTTGGTGCCACTTGACATTTCTGTTCCATTGACAACTCTGGCTTTGCAAAGGTCCAGGTCTGATGCATCCCTCCCTTGGTTGGGAAAAACTTCGAAGTCTAAAAGAAGTGGAAAAAGTTTAGGATTTCAGGAAACTCTGCATGTCCATCAAGAACCCCATCCAAGTGAGTTTGAGGGAAAAGAAATAGTGGCAGTCAATTTGATGGAAGAAAATACCCAGGAGACAGTCATAGAGagcaaacaaaaaatttaa